The proteins below come from a single Bactrocera dorsalis isolate Fly_Bdor chromosome 5, ASM2337382v1, whole genome shotgun sequence genomic window:
- the LOC105227918 gene encoding alpha-soluble NSF attachment protein, with translation MGDNEQKALQLMAEAEKKLTQQKGFLGSLFGGSNKVEDAIECYQRAGNMFKMSKNWAKAGECFCEVANLHSRAASRHDAGVAYVDASNCYKKIDVESAVSCLLKAIDIYTDMGRFTMAAKHHQSIAEMYESDPGTLAKAVQHYEQAADYFKGEESVSSANKCMLKVAQYAAQLEDYEKAINIYEQVAASSLESSLLKYSAKEYFFRAALCHLSVDLLNAQHAIEKYAQQYPAFQDSREFKLIKVLCEHLEEQNIEGFTEAVKDYDSISRLDQWYTTILLRIKKAADEDPDLR, from the exons ATGGGCGACAATGAGCAAAAGGCGCTGCAATTGATGGCTGAGGCCGAGAAGAAATTAACGCAGCAGAAAGGCTTTCTCGGTTCACTTTTtgg TGGTTCGAATAAGGTTGAAGATGCCATCGAATGCTACCAACGCGCCGGCAATATGTTCAAAATGTCCAAAAATTGGGCTAAAGCTGGCGAATGCTTCTGTGAGGTAGCCAACTTGCATTCACGTGCAGCTAGTCGTCACGATGCCGGTGTGGCATATGTAGATGCCTCCAACTGCTACAAAAAG ATTGATGTCGAGAGCGCTGTCTCCTGCCTGCTTAAGGCGATTGACATCTACACCGATATGGGACGCTTCACCATGGCAGCAAAGCATCACCAGAGCATTGCTGAAATGTATGAGAGCGACCCAGGAACGCTG GCCAAAGCCGTACAGCACTATGAACAAGCTGCTGATTACTTTAAGGGCGAAGAATCGGTGAGTTCAGCCAATAAATGTATGTTGAAGGTAGCTCAATATGCCGCACAGCTGGAGGATTACGAAAAggccataaatatatatgagcAG GTGGCAGCTTCATCGCTGGAAAGTTCACTGCTCAAATACAGCGCTAAAGAGTATTTCTTCCGTGCTGCATTATGTCATCTGAGTGTGGATCTGTTGAATGCTCAACATGCTATTGAAAAATATGCACAGCAATATCCAGCATTCCAAGACTCGCGTGAATTCAAGCTCATTAAG GTGCTTTGCGAACACTTGGAAGAGCAAAACATCGAAGGCTTCACAGAAGCGGTTAAAGATTACGATAGCATTTCACGTCTGGACCAGTGGTATACCACAATATTGCTTAGAATTAAGAAAGCAGCCGATGAGGATCCCGATTTACGATAA